The Mastacembelus armatus chromosome 13, fMasArm1.2, whole genome shotgun sequence DNA segment CTAAgtaacatattttatgtatatcCACTAACTTGTACAAAATGCACAACCCGTGTACACTTGTATGTTTCATTATAGGTGAGTTATTTTGCCACATGTTCCTGTCTGAGTGACCGGCGAAGGTTTCCATCCTTCTTCAGAACAATCCCAAGTGATGCTTTTCAGGTGAAACagtgttaataataataataagagcTGTATATGCTGTAGCTGTCACATAAAGTGTAGCacactttaaaatatgttttgccaATGAAACACATTAGTCTGCATAAATTATATTCATGGTGCACATCATTgagttttaatgtatttaaatatgatTATATTACGACCCACGTGAAAGCATATTTACACTATAAGAAACCCTTTCATCACTTAGGTGCGTGCTATGATTCAAATTCTTAAGCATTTCAACTGGACTTGGGTAGGCCTGCTGGTCAGTGATGATGACTATGGACTACATGCTGCTCGATCCTTCCAGACAGATTTAGCTCAGTCTGATGGAGGTTGTTTGGCCTACTCAGAGATTTTGTCTTGGGGTGATAATCCAAAGGAATATGAAAGGATTGTGGATGTGATGAGAAAATCCACAGCACGTGTGGTCATTGTATTTGCACATCAGATGCACATGATTCAACTCATGGAAGAGGTTAGGGGATGAAAATACATGTTTACTTTAAAATACATCGATCAATACATTGTAATGTTCCTGTAACCCTAAATTCATTTGTTCACAACACATTCTGTGAATTAGCATTTGATCTTTATTAATTAACAAATTGGGATAATGTCAGATCATTTATTTGACTTAATTTGGGTTTGAAAACTTTGGTGTGGCCTCAAACACATTTGAGTCACAGATGTCTGAAAAGGATTTATGTGATCAATACTCAGGTGGTGAAGAAGAATATTACAGGCATGCAGTGGCTGGCGAGTGAAGCTTGGACATTAGTTGATGGACTCCATACCCCTGCCTTCATGCCATACCTGGGTGGCACACTGGGCATTGCTGTCCGTCGTGGAGAAATACCAGGGCTCAGAGACTTCCTCTTAAGAATGAACCCTAAACAACATATAATGGTAGGTTTTAACCATGTAGTGTGGTAACAAATTCCAAAAATAATACAGTGTTATCATTTCTGTTAATATGCATTTTCTTAATTCATTTTAGGTGAAGCAGTTTTGGGAACACACGTTTGAGTGTAAATTTGCTCCACCTCCAGCAGGCTGGGTGGAGGCTGGGGGAGCACTATGCACTGGACAGGAGGATTTAGAGAATGTGGAGACTGATTTCTTGGGCATTTCAAACCTCAGGCCTGAGTATAATATTTACAAGGCTGTGTATGCTCTGGCTTATGCCCTTCATGACATGCTGCAGTGTGAACCAGGCAGAGGGCCCTTCAGTGGGCACAGCTGTGGGAGTTTGGAAAGACTGGAGCCATGGCAGGTGTTGTATCACCTGAAGCGTCTCAAACAAGAGCAGCAAAAATTaactctttgtttgtttgattctTTGCTTTGACAGAAATATTTATCCTTTGATAATACATAAATTAATTGGACAAACCGACTTAAATTTGTCAGTACTTGCTGTACTCAAATTCATCCAACCGTAGGAGTGTTTCCTCCCAGTGATATGCCAGTGATATGTTGTAAAACTCATAGTTAAACAGTAATCAGTAATTCTTTTATGGTGTGACAGTACTATGGTAAAgattaggttaaaaaaaacattatgtttaAGGAAACTTTTTTTAGTTGAAATAACTACTTTGTTTGGGATTAGTGGATTCTGGGTTACAGTAACAACACTGGTAaggttttaaaacaaatatatacaaCTGTACCCTTAAAGCACACTTAAAACAATACTGACAGTAATTTTAAAAGTTAACATCCAGCTGTTCTGTCCAACCCTAACACCCACCCACACCTACACCCTATGTGGACATAAGGAGGAcggtttgtttttgcttttgtttcgGCTGCTTCTGTTAGAGTTCGCCATGATTGACTTGGCTCAAGATGCTGGATGCCCTTAGTGACATGACCCTCACATTTACTCGGGCATGGGACATACACTGAGACCgcactggcttgtgcaacctcagtggaTGAGTCTAACAGCACCTGGTCTTCCAATGCGGTTTCacatccaagtactaaccaggctTTTGAGATCTGATGAAGTCAGGCATTCGCAGGACGGTGTAGCCGTAATAATAAGCAACCTTATaatatttcaacaaaaaaaactaataacccaaatttaattttctcttttccactGGGTCTCAGGAATGATCTTTGTACAGATATGTAAATAAACCaaacatcattttttaaaatcagattaGGGCCATTTGTATGTAGTGCAAGTACTTTTGTATGCTCATCCAGTCATTAAACACTCTGAGCGATCAGACcgaaaaatgttttttgtgaatgCTTCTAttctttaattcattcattggTGGCGAATATAAGCATGGAAGATACAAACGGTGGTGGGTGTCAGTGGACATACTAAAATATTACAGAGAgatataatgaaaacaaaaaagattggATCTGACAAAAATATCTGAAGGATAAATAAACTTAAGGAtaagtttttcatgttttccttacACATTTTTGAACACTGACTCTGACTGCTTAATCAATGTAAATTAAAAGACAGTTGTTAAATGTGTCTCTGATTTGTAGCTGATGTATTACTTGGAAAAAGTCAACTTCACCACATCATTTGGTGACCAAGTGTCATTTGATGAGAACGGTGATGCCTTACCAATATATGACATCATGAACTGGCTGTGGCTTCCTGATGGAAAAACTAAAGTTCAGAGTGTGGGTGTTGTTAAGAGGTCAGCCTCCAAAGGTGAAGAACTCACACTTGATGAAGACAAAATCTACTGGAATTTTGAATCTAAACAGGTTATTTCTCCGGATTGTTGTGTTTCCTGTAGTATTGcatacaacagcagcatcacatGGTGTGGAATAACACTAATTCCAGTATTCTTCTTTTATAGCCACCCAGATCAGTGTGCAGTGAGAGCTGCCCCCCAGGTACCCGGCTGGCAAGAAAGAAGGGACAGCCTGTGTGCTGTTTTGACTGCATTCCTTGTTCTGATGGGAAAATCAGCAATGAAACTGGTTGGAATCCATTTTAAAAGTCAGAATTTGTGCAACATTCACCTGTATCCATTAGTGTGTCTCCCTGTACATGTTTAGTTGGTAGGCTACTGAAAGAAAGGCACAGACCCATTTCTGTGGAATTTTCTCTGTGTAGGCCTACTGCTTAGACTGCATCTATTGTATTGATAGAACAATCAGCAATGAGGCAgttcacttttaaaacattgaATTTTGAAGCtattatattcatgtttatCTCAACATCTTTCCTCTTTCAGACTCCATGGAGTGCACAAGTTGTCCGGAGGATTTCTGGTCCAACACAGAGCGTGACCACTGTGTTCCTAAGAAAACAGAGTTCCTCTCCTATCATGAACCTCTGGGTATCTGCTTGACAACTGCCTCACTGCTGGGCACATTTATCTGTGCTGTTGTCCTGGGGATTTTTATCTATCATCGCAGTACACCTATAGTACGTGCCAACAATTCTGAACTCAGTTTCCTGATCTTGCTTTCACTTAAACTGTGTTTCCTCTGCTCACTGCTGTTCATCGGACGACCACAACTGTGGACGTGTCAGCTGAGACATGCAGCATTTGGGATcagctttgtgctttgtgtctcATGTATCCTGGTTAAGACCATGGTGGTTTTGGCTGTGTTCAAGGCCTCCAAGCCTGGAGGTGGAGCCAAACTCAAATGGTTTGGTGTTTTGCAACAAAGAGGGACAGTTTTAGCTCTTACTTGCATTCAGGCAGCAATCTGCACTGTCTGGCTTGTCTCTTCTTCACCAGCTCCTCATAAAAACACTCAATACCACAATGACAAGATAGTTTATGAGTGTGTAGTTGGGTCCACAGTAGGTTTTGCAGTGTTACTTGGCTACATTGGCTTACTGGCTACCCTCAGTTTCCTATTGGCATTTCTGGCAAGGAATCTTCCAGACAACTTCAATGAGGCCAAACTCATCACTTTCAGCATGTTGATCTTCTGTGCTGTGTGGGTGGCGTTTGTCCCTGCTTATGTCAACTCTCCAGGCAAATATGCAGATGCAGTGGAGGTATTTGCCATTCTGGCCTCAAGTTTTGGCCTCTTGGTG contains these protein-coding regions:
- the LOC113134428 gene encoding extracellular calcium-sensing receptor-like, translated to MHKPGDVVLGGLFEVHYSSVFPELTFTSEPHEPSCQGFDPPGFRHAMTMVFSIDEINKNSNLLPNITLGYSLYDNCATLGIGFSAALSLATGREEHFLLQENCSGTPPVLGIVGDPFSTFSIATSNVLGLFKLPIVSYFATCSCLSDRRRFPSFFRTIPSDAFQVRAMIQILKHFNWTWVGLLVSDDDYGLHAARSFQTDLAQSDGGCLAYSEILSWGDNPKEYERIVDVMRKSTARVVIVFAHQMHMIQLMEEVVKKNITGMQWLASEAWTLVDGLHTPAFMPYLGGTLGIAVRRGEIPGLRDFLLRMNPKQHIMVGFNHVVKQFWEHTFECKFAPPPAGWVEAGGALCTGQEDLENVETDFLGISNLRPEYNIYKAVYALAYALHDMLQCEPGRGPFSGHSCGSLERLEPWQLMYYLEKVNFTTSFGDQVSFDENGDALPIYDIMNWLWLPDGKTKVQSVGVVKRSASKGEELTLDEDKIYWNFESKQPPRSVCSESCPPGTRLARKKGQPVCCFDCIPCSDGKISNETDSMECTSCPEDFWSNTERDHCVPKKTEFLSYHEPLGICLTTASLLGTFICAVVLGIFIYHRSTPIVRANNSELSFLILLSLKLCFLCSLLFIGRPQLWTCQLRHAAFGISFVLCVSCILVKTMVVLAVFKASKPGGGAKLKWFGVLQQRGTVLALTCIQAAICTVWLVSSSPAPHKNTQYHNDKIVYECVVGSTVGFAVLLGYIGLLATLSFLLAFLARNLPDNFNEAKLITFSMLIFCAVWVAFVPAYVNSPGKYADAVEVFAILASSFGLLVALFGPKCYIILLRPERNTKKAIMGRGNAKT